A genomic segment from Kwoniella shandongensis chromosome 8, complete sequence encodes:
- a CDS encoding mitochondrial 54S ribosomal protein uL2m → MSMSTVPRSALKTARSVSRTCLPSTSRFQSVVVVRGYATTTETRPEVKQEMMFGGPPPVRKDDGSVLKKYTGKGFPFIPSLRHVVYPYHPHLHQGGPLRELTAPLRRKGGRNNTGRIVNRHIGGGHKRRLRTIDFHRVESGEHDVIRIEYDPGRSAHIALIKKRGSTGTVSAEDAEEGLLVENKGTKKSTEAVKGGWSYIVAPQGLRAGDVVVSYRGGIPESVIREFDQSSSISSNNDPSVPAVSTPRSDKPPATDTPEMRRALGLLRTVTLKPGNVLPLYLLPPGTQVHNLSLTVDGKMQLCRSAGTFAQVVSHQSADGRAIGGSDVLTMGGGFDEDGNRVPKKGYVLIKLQSGEVRKLDPGCVATVGVVSNKEHQSRVLGKAGRSRWLGKRPHVRGVAMNAVDHPHGGGRGKGKGNKHPRSIYGLLQHVRTRRPKDKDGNKAVVTERPRGKQTAAKH, encoded by the exons ATGTCCATGTCGACTGTCCCCCGCTCGGCACTCAAGACCGCGCGATCGGTCTCGCGCACATGTCTcccttcaacctctcgatTCCagtccgtcgtcgtcgttagAGGATATGCTACTACGACTGAAACTAGACCAGAGGTCAAGCAGGAGATGATGTTCGGTGGACCACCACCtgtgaggaaggatgatggaTCGGTGTTGAAAAAGTACACAGGAAAGGGgttccccttcatcccc AGTTTGCGTCACGTCGTTTACCCctaccatcctcatcttcaccaagGAGGTCCCCTTCGAGAACTTACCGCTCCCCTTCGACGAAAAGGTGGTCGTAACAACACTGGTCGAATTGTCAACCGACATATCGGAGGAGGTCACAAACGACGATTGCGTACGATCGATTTCCACCGAGTCGAAAGCGGTGAACACGATGTCATCCGAATCGAATATGATCCCGGAAGGAGCGCTCATATCGCCCTGATCAAGAAGCGAGGCAGCACTGGAACCGTCAGTGCTGAGGATGCGGAGGAAGGGTTGTTGGTCGAGAACAAGGGTACAAAGAAGTCTACGGAAGCAGTCAAGGGTGGATGGAGTTATATTGTCGCCCCCCAGGGATTGAGAGCGGGTGATGTCGTCGTCTCATATCGTGGTGGTATTCCCGAAAGCGTTATCCGGGAATTCGAccaatcatcttccatctcctcgaacAACGATCCTTCTGTCCCCGCAGTCTCCACACCTCGATCAGATAAACCTCCCGCTACCGACACACCGGAAATGCGTCGTGCCCTCGGTTTGCTCAGAACCGTCACACTCAAACCTGGAAatgtccttcctctctacctcctccctcccgGAACACAGGTTCACAACCTCTCACTCACCGTCGACGGCAAGATGCAACTCTGTCGATCGGCCGGAACCTTCGCTCAGGTTGTCTCGCACCAGTCTGCGGATGGGCGAGCTATTGGTGGTTCGGATGTCTTGACCATGGGCGGAGGCTtcgatgaagatggaaaCAGAGTCCCGAAGAAGGGTTACGTCTTGATCAAATTGCAAAGTGGAGAAGTGAGGAAGCTTGATCCTGGATGTGTCGCTACCGTCGGTGTCGTGAGCAA CAAAGAGCACCAATCTCGTGTACTTGGTAAAGCCGGTCGATCACGATGGCTCGGTAAACGACCCCACGTCCGAGGTGTGGCGATGAACGCCGTCGACCATCCTCAtggtggtggtagaggaAAGGGCAAGGGTAACAAGCACCCCAGATCGATCTACGGTTTGTTACAACATGTCAGGACGAGGAGAcccaaggacaaggatggaAACAAGGC CGTTGTCACGGAACGACCGAGAGGAAAGCAGACTGCTGCCAAACACTAG